A section of the Anabaena cylindrica PCC 7122 genome encodes:
- a CDS encoding Uma2 family endonuclease: MTLAITKKMSFEEFLNFDDGTDSLYELENGELIPMPSESDINQRIAMFLVAYFLTYGIPSSRLRMKAEVAVNSRRVGVRVPDLVVFSEELAVAMEGASRSLVYMDMPPPLLVVEVVSPNQANRDYRYKRSEYAARGIAEYWIVDPIAEKVTVLEWVEGFYDEQVYKNDNVIVSTVFPDLKLTAAQVLQK, translated from the coding sequence ATGACATTAGCAATTACTAAAAAGATGTCCTTTGAGGAATTTCTCAACTTTGACGATGGTACGGATAGTTTATATGAATTGGAAAATGGAGAATTAATTCCCATGCCTTCAGAAAGTGATATAAATCAACGGATAGCAATGTTTTTGGTGGCTTATTTTTTAACCTATGGTATCCCATCTTCTCGATTGCGGATGAAGGCTGAGGTGGCTGTGAATAGCAGAAGGGTGGGTGTGCGTGTACCTGATCTGGTAGTATTTTCTGAAGAGTTAGCTGTTGCAATGGAGGGCGCTAGTCGATCGCTTGTGTATATGGATATGCCGCCACCGTTATTGGTGGTTGAGGTGGTAAGTCCTAATCAGGCTAATCGTGATTATCGCTACAAAAGATCCGAGTATGCAGCACGGGGTATTGCTGAATATTGGATTGTTGATCCCATTGCCGAAAAGGTGACGGTGTTGGAATGGGTGGAGGGTTTTTATGACGAGCAGGTATATAAAAATGATAATGTGATTGTTTCCACCGTATTTCCTGATCTCAAGTTGACCGCTGCTCAAGTTTTACAAAAATGA
- a CDS encoding TIGR04255 family protein has protein sequence MASVRFTRPPLDEIIFSVEFVAPGFSSVHFGLYWESIRLDFPVQQDKRPIILEENENSTPLLQRVWFISNDGKKLIQLQDNLFIFNWRYDQQNKNPAFEDILKEFIYHWNHLKAWWLNIAQESIELRNYGLTYINQIGKKLGWENAKDYSKIFNFGTTEGTDLLNFPVSLDFKISFLLPDNSGTLLIRLEQLSRSDNYSEEVISDDELFLFFQLLTKSSNTTIPIIDWFTSAHDYVVTAFLELTKDEAQKSWGRYEY, from the coding sequence ATGGCTTCAGTAAGATTTACACGGCCCCCACTAGATGAGATAATTTTTTCTGTAGAATTTGTTGCTCCTGGTTTTTCTTCTGTCCATTTCGGACTTTATTGGGAGTCAATTCGGTTAGATTTTCCAGTGCAACAAGATAAAAGACCAATTATTTTGGAAGAGAACGAAAATTCTACACCTCTTTTACAAAGAGTATGGTTTATATCAAATGATGGAAAAAAACTAATTCAACTTCAAGATAATCTATTCATATTTAACTGGAGGTACGATCAGCAAAATAAAAATCCTGCGTTTGAGGATATTCTTAAAGAATTTATTTATCACTGGAATCATCTAAAAGCATGGTGGTTAAATATTGCACAAGAATCTATAGAATTGCGAAATTATGGTTTGACTTATATAAATCAAATAGGCAAAAAATTGGGTTGGGAAAATGCTAAAGATTATTCCAAAATATTTAATTTTGGAACAACAGAAGGAACTGATTTATTGAATTTTCCCGTTTCACTGGATTTTAAAATTAGTTTTTTATTACCTGATAACTCAGGAACCCTGTTGATTAGATTAGAACAATTATCTAGATCAGATAATTATAGTGAAGAAGTAATATCAGACGATGAATTATTTTTGTTTTTTCAACTACTTACAAAAAGCAGCAATACTACGATTCCAATAATAGATTGGTTTACATCTGCTCATGATTATGTTGTTACAGCTTTTTTGGAACTAACGAAGGATGAGGCTCAAAAATCATGGGGGCGTTATGAATACTAA
- the dnaK gene encoding molecular chaperone DnaK: MAKVVGIDLGTTNSCVAVMEGGKPTVIANAEGFRTTPSVVAFAKNGDRLVGQIAKRQAVMNPENTFYSVKRFIGRRYDEVTKETTEVSYKVLGSGGNVKLDSPGAGKQFSPEEISAQVLRKLVEDASKYLGETVTQAVITVPAYFNDSQRQATKDAGKIAGIEVLRIINEPTAASLAYGFDKKSNETILVFDLGGGTFDVSVLEVGDGVFEVLATSGDTHLGGDDFDKKIVDFLAEKFKKDEGIDLRKDKQALQRLTEAAEKAKIELSSVTQAEINLPFITATQDGPKHLDTTLTRGTFEELCSDLIDRCRIPVENALRDAKLNKSNIDEVVLVGGSTRIPAVQDVVKRVLGKDPNQTVNPDEVVAVGAAIQAGVLAGDVTGILLLDVSPLSLGVETLGGVMTKIIPRNTTIPTKKSEVFSTAVDGQTNVEIHVLQGEREFSNDNKSLGTFRLDGIPPAPRGVPQIEVTFDIDANGILNVTAKDKGTGKEQSISITGASTLDKNDVDRMVREAEQNASSDKERREKIERKNQADSLAYQAEKQLQELGDKVPEADKTKVEGLVKELREAVAKEDDEQIQKLTPELQQALFAIGSNIYQQAGAGEAPGAEPPQDGGATPPSGSGDDVIDADFTESK; the protein is encoded by the coding sequence ATGGCAAAAGTAGTTGGAATTGACTTAGGTACGACTAACTCCTGCGTAGCAGTGATGGAAGGTGGTAAACCCACCGTAATCGCTAATGCAGAAGGCTTTCGGACAACACCATCAGTGGTGGCATTCGCTAAAAATGGCGATCGCTTGGTTGGTCAAATTGCCAAACGTCAAGCGGTCATGAACCCCGAAAATACCTTTTATTCGGTTAAACGTTTCATCGGTCGTCGTTATGACGAAGTTACCAAAGAAACCACTGAAGTATCTTACAAAGTGCTAGGTAGTGGCGGTAACGTTAAGCTAGACTCCCCAGGTGCAGGCAAACAATTTTCTCCCGAAGAAATTTCTGCCCAAGTCCTCCGCAAACTAGTAGAAGACGCTAGTAAATATCTGGGTGAAACCGTTACCCAAGCAGTCATCACCGTTCCCGCATACTTCAACGACTCCCAACGCCAAGCAACCAAAGACGCTGGAAAAATCGCCGGGATTGAAGTTCTCCGAATCATTAACGAACCTACAGCAGCCTCTCTAGCTTACGGTTTCGATAAAAAGAGCAACGAAACCATCCTCGTCTTTGACCTTGGTGGTGGTACCTTCGACGTATCCGTACTAGAAGTTGGTGATGGCGTATTTGAAGTACTAGCTACATCCGGAGATACCCACCTTGGTGGTGACGACTTCGATAAAAAAATAGTTGACTTTTTAGCTGAAAAATTCAAAAAAGACGAAGGCATTGATTTACGCAAAGACAAACAAGCCTTACAACGTTTAACTGAAGCCGCAGAAAAAGCCAAAATTGAGCTTTCTAGCGTTACCCAAGCCGAAATCAACCTGCCATTTATTACAGCAACCCAGGACGGCCCCAAGCACCTGGATACAACTCTAACTCGTGGCACATTTGAAGAACTTTGCTCTGACTTAATTGACCGTTGCCGCATCCCTGTAGAAAATGCTCTTAGAGATGCCAAATTAAATAAGAGCAACATTGATGAAGTCGTACTGGTTGGTGGTTCCACCCGGATTCCCGCAGTCCAAGATGTAGTCAAGCGGGTGCTAGGTAAAGACCCAAACCAAACTGTTAACCCTGATGAAGTGGTAGCAGTTGGTGCAGCTATTCAAGCGGGTGTTCTCGCTGGTGACGTTACAGGCATCTTACTGTTAGACGTTTCACCACTGTCCTTAGGTGTAGAAACCTTGGGTGGTGTGATGACCAAGATTATTCCTCGCAACACCACCATTCCTACCAAAAAATCAGAAGTCTTCTCGACTGCTGTAGACGGTCAAACCAACGTGGAAATTCATGTCCTCCAAGGGGAACGGGAATTTTCTAACGATAACAAGAGTTTGGGAACCTTCCGTTTAGATGGTATTCCTCCCGCACCTCGTGGCGTTCCTCAAATTGAAGTTACCTTTGACATTGATGCAAACGGTATCCTCAACGTCACCGCTAAGGATAAAGGCACTGGTAAGGAACAATCTATCAGCATTACCGGCGCTTCCACCTTGGATAAAAATGATGTTGACCGCATGGTGCGCGAAGCCGAACAAAACGCTTCTAGTGACAAAGAACGGCGTGAAAAGATTGAACGCAAGAACCAAGCTGACTCTTTAGCATATCAAGCTGAAAAGCAGTTGCAAGAATTAGGTGATAAAGTTCCTGAAGCTGATAAAACCAAAGTTGAAGGTTTGGTGAAAGAACTGCGGGAAGCAGTGGCTAAGGAAGATGATGAGCAAATCCAGAAACTGACACCAGAATTGCAACAAGCTCTGTTTGCTATTGGTAGCAACATCTATCAACAAGCTGGTGCAGGTGAAGCTCCCGGTGCTGAACCTCCTCAAGATGGTGGTGCTACTCCCCCTTCTGGCAGTGGTGACGATGTGATTGATGCTGATTTCACTGAAAGCAAATAA
- a CDS encoding Rpn family recombination-promoting nuclease/putative transposase — MPKFALTSAECGLLEIVETILVYKFPRMSHKEIEAMFSLSDLKQTKVYQEGREEGREEGSLEAKLESIPRLLALNLTVEQIAQALNLTVETVKQITQEIPSQNDEKQKK; from the coding sequence ATTCCTAAATTTGCTTTAACATCTGCGGAATGTGGGTTATTAGAAATAGTAGAAACTATTTTGGTTTATAAGTTTCCCAGAATGAGTCACAAGGAGATTGAGGCTATGTTTAGTTTAAGTGATTTGAAACAAACAAAGGTTTATCAGGAAGGAAGAGAGGAAGGAAGAGAAGAAGGGAGCTTGGAAGCAAAGTTAGAATCTATACCTAGATTATTAGCGTTGAATTTGACAGTAGAACAAATTGCACAGGCTTTGAATTTAACAGTTGAAACAGTTAAGCAAATCACACAAGAAATACCAAGTCAGAATGATGAAAAACAGAAAAAATAA
- a CDS encoding ABC transporter permease encodes MSRSKALQYYIVSRLLFAPLQLLTIITLVFLLLRATPGDPADAILGGRAPESAKEELRKQLGLDLPIWLQYLNYLGHILRFDLGTSLTSRGQQVWEIIGQHFPATVELAVSSMAVALIVGVLVGTFSASRPGTSFDVGGRLFGIITYALPMFWAGMLLQLIFSVQLGWFPNSNRFPPNLPAPSSITGLYTVDSLLTGNFSQLFTALHHLALPSLTLGILLSGIFERIVRVNLKQTLKADYVEAARARGISENKILVSHALKNALIPVITVLGLTFASLLGGAILTEVTFSWPGLANRLYQAISDRDYPTVQGVLVFFGAIVVSASILIDILNAYVDPRIRY; translated from the coding sequence ATGTCTCGTTCTAAAGCCTTACAATATTACATAGTTTCTCGGTTGCTCTTTGCGCCACTACAATTATTAACTATTATCACTCTTGTCTTTCTTTTACTCAGAGCCACACCAGGAGATCCAGCAGATGCAATTCTTGGTGGACGTGCGCCAGAAAGTGCTAAAGAAGAATTAAGAAAACAACTAGGTTTAGACTTACCTATATGGCTACAATATCTCAATTATTTAGGACATATCCTGCGTTTTGATTTAGGAACTTCCTTAACAAGTCGAGGACAGCAAGTGTGGGAAATAATTGGGCAACATTTCCCTGCCACAGTGGAATTAGCAGTTTCAAGTATGGCTGTGGCGCTAATTGTTGGTGTTTTAGTGGGTACTTTTTCCGCTTCTCGTCCGGGGACATCTTTTGATGTTGGTGGGCGTTTATTTGGAATAATTACCTATGCCTTACCTATGTTTTGGGCAGGTATGTTGTTACAATTAATTTTCTCAGTTCAACTGGGTTGGTTTCCCAATTCTAACCGCTTTCCTCCAAATCTCCCTGCACCTTCATCTATCACAGGTTTATATACAGTTGATAGTTTATTAACTGGTAATTTCAGTCAGTTATTCACTGCTTTACATCATTTGGCTTTACCAAGTCTTACCTTGGGAATTTTGCTGAGTGGAATTTTTGAGCGGATTGTCAGAGTTAATTTAAAACAAACCTTAAAAGCTGATTATGTAGAAGCAGCTAGGGCGCGGGGAATTTCTGAAAATAAGATTTTAGTCTCCCATGCTTTGAAAAACGCCTTAATTCCTGTAATTACGGTTTTGGGGTTAACATTTGCTTCCCTCTTAGGTGGGGCGATTTTAACGGAAGTCACATTTTCCTGGCCTGGGTTAGCAAATCGACTATATCAAGCTATTTCTGACCGCGATTATCCAACAGTGCAGGGGGTTTTAGTATTTTTTGGTGCGATCGTTGTGAGTGCAAGTATTTTAATTGATATTCTCAATGCTTATGTAGATCCAAGAATTAGATATTAA
- a CDS encoding ArsI/CadI family heavy metal resistance metalloenzyme — protein sequence MSVLKTHIALNVTNIEKSVTFYQAMFGVEPVKYKTDYAKFDISKPPLNLTLNITSSVQSGGALSHLGVQVESTQEVQASIQRFAEAGLALFTEENTECCYALQDKVWVTDPDGNRWEVFVVKVADTKPAENVDATIDSEQVVQPLKKSCCA from the coding sequence ATGTCAGTTCTAAAAACTCATATTGCATTGAATGTCACTAACATTGAGAAATCAGTAACATTTTATCAAGCAATGTTTGGTGTTGAACCTGTGAAATATAAAACTGATTATGCTAAGTTTGATATTTCCAAACCACCTTTAAACCTGACACTAAATATAACTTCTAGCGTACAGTCTGGGGGAGCATTATCTCATTTAGGTGTGCAGGTTGAAAGTACCCAAGAAGTACAAGCTTCTATACAAAGGTTTGCAGAAGCTGGACTAGCATTGTTTACAGAGGAAAATACAGAATGTTGCTATGCGTTACAAGATAAAGTGTGGGTAACAGATCCTGATGGAAATCGCTGGGAAGTATTTGTGGTGAAGGTGGCAGACACAAAACCAGCAGAGAATGTGGATGCTACTATAGATTCTGAACAGGTAGTACAACCTTTGAAAAAATCTTGTTGTGCATGA
- a CDS encoding ABC transporter substrate-binding protein: MVITWLSWAMRRWGRMAKFLSLFSLCLLLAVSCTPSQQTNTPNSGAVNTPAGDGRITVGTTQKPRTLDPADGYELASLGLVFNMSDRLYTYEPGSTEIKPQLATALPKVSADGLTYTIPIREGVVFHDDTPFNAKAMEFSIQRFIENKGKPSFLLADTIASVKATRDYELTIKLKKPFAAFPSLLAFSGVCPVSPKAYEIGAGKFKPNIFISTGPYKLAQYGTDSLRFDVFDKYWGEKPANNGINVQIQTSPVNLFNAFRTGAVDVAYLSLQPDQIRSLEAGAKKGDWQAITAQGSVVSYMVLNRNQKPLDKIEVRSAIASLINRPLLNERVLFSQADPLYSMIPTTFNVSQPLFKDKYGDGNFEQAQKSLIAAGFSKENPAKIQIWYPSSSPTRSLAAQTLKSLADTKMDGILQLEVNTVEGATFFKKISEGLYPAALLDWYPDFLDPDNYVQPFLACEKGSVAKGCENGGSQTQGSFYYSEAMNKLIDQQRKEQNPEARKKIFADIQNQVLTDVPYVPLWQNKDYVFAQKGVSNVNLDPTQNLIYKTIKK, translated from the coding sequence ATGGTTATAACTTGGTTGTCTTGGGCTATGAGACGGTGGGGTAGGATGGCAAAATTCCTATCTTTGTTCTCTCTATGTTTATTGTTGGCTGTAAGCTGTACCCCCAGTCAACAGACAAATACACCTAATTCTGGTGCTGTGAATACTCCTGCTGGTGATGGCAGGATTACTGTAGGTACAACTCAGAAGCCGCGTACCCTTGATCCTGCCGATGGGTATGAATTGGCATCTTTGGGTTTAGTGTTTAATATGAGCGATCGCTTGTACACCTATGAACCAGGCAGCACGGAAATCAAACCCCAACTGGCCACAGCATTACCTAAAGTTAGTGCAGATGGTTTAACTTACACCATCCCCATCCGTGAAGGAGTGGTTTTCCATGATGATACCCCCTTCAACGCCAAAGCAATGGAATTTAGTATCCAGCGCTTTATAGAAAATAAGGGTAAACCCTCCTTTTTATTAGCTGATACAATAGCCTCTGTAAAAGCCACAAGGGACTATGAGTTAACAATTAAGCTGAAAAAGCCTTTTGCGGCGTTTCCATCCTTGTTGGCGTTTTCTGGGGTATGTCCAGTTTCCCCCAAAGCTTATGAAATTGGTGCAGGTAAATTTAAACCCAATATCTTTATTAGTACTGGCCCTTACAAATTAGCCCAGTATGGAACTGATTCCCTGCGTTTTGATGTATTCGATAAATATTGGGGTGAAAAACCAGCCAATAACGGTATTAATGTCCAAATTCAAACCAGTCCAGTCAATTTGTTTAATGCTTTTCGGACTGGTGCGGTAGATGTAGCTTACTTATCTTTACAACCAGACCAAATTCGCAGTTTAGAAGCAGGTGCGAAAAAAGGAGATTGGCAAGCTATAACAGCCCAAGGTAGTGTGGTTAGTTATATGGTGTTGAATCGGAATCAGAAGCCTTTAGATAAAATCGAGGTCAGAAGTGCGATCGCATCACTAATTAATCGTCCATTATTAAATGAGCGCGTTTTGTTTAGTCAAGCAGATCCGCTTTACAGCATGATTCCTACTACCTTCAACGTTTCCCAGCCATTATTTAAAGATAAATATGGTGATGGCAACTTTGAACAAGCTCAAAAATCATTAATTGCAGCAGGTTTTTCCAAAGAAAACCCGGCTAAAATCCAAATTTGGTATCCTTCCAGTTCACCCACTCGCAGTTTAGCAGCACAGACACTAAAATCTCTAGCTGATACCAAAATGGATGGCATATTGCAACTGGAAGTAAACACAGTAGAAGGTGCTACCTTCTTTAAAAAGATTTCCGAAGGTTTATATCCAGCAGCATTACTTGATTGGTATCCAGACTTTTTAGATCCAGATAACTATGTACAACCATTTTTAGCCTGTGAAAAAGGCTCAGTTGCGAAAGGATGTGAAAATGGAGGCAGTCAAACTCAGGGTTCATTCTATTACAGTGAAGCCATGAATAAGCTGATAGATCAGCAACGCAAAGAACAAAATCCTGAAGCCAGGAAAAAAATATTTGCAGATATTCAAAACCAAGTTTTAACTGATGTTCCCTACGTACCTTTATGGCAAAACAAAGATTATGTATTTGCCCAAAAAGGTGTAAGTAACGTTAACCTTGACCCCACCCAAAACCTGATTTATAAAACGATTAAAAAGTAA
- the arsJ gene encoding organoarsenical effux MFS transporter ArsJ yields the protein MASTTSSSGNLKNYALVTLAYWGFTITDGALRMLVLLYFNKIGYTPLQIASLFLFYEVFGIVTNFLGGWIGSQFGLKVTLYTGIGLQIFSLVMLSWLNPNWVQWFAVLYVMIAQAFSGIAKDLTKMSTKSAIRLVVPQDAQSSLFKWVAVLTGSKNALKGVGFFVGSAILSLFGFVNSLLIMAGGLFLIMFTGLMLPKGMGKIKKKVKFSQLFSKSKEINILSAARFFLFGSRDVWFVVALPVFLRETLGWSFYQVGGFLACWVIGYGIIQFLAPTLIQRFGSGRPPQSQTIQFWTFTLTAVPGAIALALQIGLPANLVIIGGLLIFGVVFAFNSAVHSYLVLAFTDDDKVALNVGFYYMANSGGRLAGTVLSGLVYQLSGLVGCLWTSMFFVLAAALVSLKLPNPQPSKDIAWKAGDGD from the coding sequence ATGGCTTCTACTACAAGTTCTAGTGGTAATTTAAAGAATTACGCTTTAGTTACTTTGGCTTATTGGGGGTTCACTATTACTGATGGTGCTTTGCGGATGTTGGTGTTGCTTTATTTTAATAAAATTGGTTATACACCTCTGCAAATTGCATCTCTGTTTCTGTTTTATGAGGTTTTTGGTATTGTTACGAATTTTTTAGGTGGTTGGATTGGTTCACAATTTGGATTGAAAGTTACTCTTTATACAGGTATTGGTTTACAGATTTTTTCTCTGGTGATGTTGTCTTGGTTAAATCCTAATTGGGTACAGTGGTTTGCAGTTCTTTATGTGATGATTGCACAGGCTTTTTCAGGAATTGCGAAAGATTTAACGAAGATGAGTACTAAAAGTGCTATTCGTTTGGTAGTTCCACAAGATGCCCAATCTTCTTTGTTTAAATGGGTAGCAGTTTTAACGGGTTCTAAAAATGCTCTCAAAGGTGTTGGTTTTTTTGTTGGTAGTGCGATTTTATCTTTATTTGGGTTTGTCAATTCCCTGTTGATAATGGCAGGTGGACTATTTTTGATTATGTTCACTGGATTGATGTTGCCGAAGGGAATGGGCAAAATTAAGAAGAAAGTTAAGTTTAGTCAACTGTTTTCTAAAAGCAAAGAAATTAATATTTTGTCTGCGGCTAGATTTTTTCTTTTTGGTTCGAGAGATGTGTGGTTTGTAGTGGCTTTACCAGTATTTTTACGTGAAACTTTGGGTTGGTCTTTTTATCAGGTGGGAGGGTTTTTGGCTTGTTGGGTAATTGGATATGGGATTATTCAATTTTTAGCACCAACTTTGATACAACGATTTGGTTCTGGCCGTCCACCGCAATCACAGACTATTCAGTTTTGGACTTTTACGTTAACTGCTGTTCCTGGTGCGATCGCACTTGCTCTCCAAATCGGTTTACCTGCTAATCTAGTAATTATTGGTGGACTCCTCATATTTGGCGTGGTCTTTGCCTTCAATTCCGCCGTTCATTCCTATCTAGTGTTAGCATTTACCGATGATGACAAGGTAGCCTTAAACGTTGGCTTCTATTATATGGCTAATTCCGGTGGTCGTCTCGCAGGTACTGTATTATCAGGTTTAGTTTATCAGTTATCCGGCTTAGTCGGTTGTCTGTGGACATCAATGTTTTTTGTTTTAGCAGCAGCTTTAGTTTCTCTGAAGTTACCAAATCCTCAACCTAGTAAAGATATCGCTTGGAAAGCTGGTGACGGTGATTAA
- a CDS encoding Txe/YoeB family addiction module toxin gives MKLTFTESAWEDYLWFQETDKKLLKRINTLIKEILRSPVEGIGKPEQLKANLSGYWSRRINTEHRLVYEVLEDNIIIVACRFHYQD, from the coding sequence ATGAAACTCACATTTACAGAATCTGCATGGGAGGATTATTTGTGGTTTCAAGAGACTGATAAGAAACTCTTGAAAAGAATCAATACTCTAATTAAAGAAATTCTGCGGAGTCCTGTTGAGGGCATTGGTAAACCAGAACAATTGAAAGCTAATTTATCAGGTTATTGGTCAAGGCGCATCAACACCGAACACCGATTAGTATATGAAGTGTTAGAAGACAACATAATTATTGTAGCTTGTCGGTTTCATTATCAAGATTAG
- a CDS encoding type II toxin-antitoxin system Phd/YefM family antitoxin, whose product MDAMTTQQASNDLDGLIDRVIADVEPTIICNNKGNKAILISLDEFSSWQETLYLLSNPVNAKHLLTSIQLAKAGEVVERDLIEE is encoded by the coding sequence ATGGATGCAATGACTACTCAGCAAGCAAGTAATGACTTAGATGGTTTGATAGATCGGGTTATTGCAGATGTAGAACCAACAATTATTTGTAATAACAAAGGCAATAAGGCTATTTTAATTTCTCTAGACGAATTTTCATCATGGCAAGAAACATTGTATTTACTGTCAAATCCTGTTAATGCCAAGCATCTTCTTACCTCAATTCAATTAGCAAAAGCAGGTGAAGTTGTTGAGAGAGATTTAATTGAAGAATGA
- the arsB gene encoding ACR3 family arsenite efflux transporter produces the protein MNVNNGENIIPIKAQSNLSFFEKYLTVWVFICILVGIALGKLFPGIAVTLDAISIYQVSIPIAICLFFMMYPIMVKIDFTQAANALRTPKPVILTLVMNWLIKPFTMVVFAQFFLGWLFKPLITGTELIRGNEVSLANSYIAGAILLGIAPCTAMVLMWGYLAYGNQAHTLVMVAVNSLAMLFLYAPLGRWLLAANDLIVPWQTIVLSVLIYVGLPLVAGMYSRYWIFKYKGKQWFEREFLKYLSPIATSALLITLVLLFAFKGELIVKNPLHILLIAVPLFIQTNFIFLISYVAALKLNITYEDAAPAALIGASNHFEVAIATAVMLFGLNSGAALATVVGVLIEVPVMLMLVEFCKRTAAWFPREPEKATLLDPRCIHPS, from the coding sequence ATGAATGTAAATAATGGAGAAAATATAATTCCAATTAAAGCTCAAAGCAATCTCAGCTTTTTTGAAAAATATCTCACTGTTTGGGTATTTATCTGCATTTTAGTAGGAATTGCATTGGGAAAATTATTTCCAGGCATTGCTGTTACACTAGACGCTATTAGTATTTATCAAGTCTCAATTCCCATTGCTATATGCCTATTTTTCATGATGTACCCCATCATGGTAAAAATCGACTTCACCCAAGCTGCAAATGCACTCCGCACCCCGAAACCTGTAATTCTGACTTTAGTAATGAATTGGTTGATTAAACCATTCACCATGGTAGTATTTGCCCAATTCTTTTTAGGTTGGTTATTTAAACCATTGATTACAGGTACAGAATTAATTCGTGGCAATGAAGTTAGTTTAGCCAATTCTTACATTGCTGGGGCAATTTTATTAGGAATTGCACCTTGTACGGCAATGGTTTTAATGTGGGGATATCTTGCATACGGAAATCAAGCACATACCTTGGTCATGGTGGCAGTTAATTCTCTAGCAATGCTGTTTTTATATGCACCCTTGGGTAGGTGGTTACTAGCAGCAAATGATTTAATAGTTCCTTGGCAAACAATAGTTTTATCTGTATTGATTTATGTTGGTTTGCCCTTAGTCGCAGGGATGTATAGCCGTTATTGGATTTTTAAATATAAAGGTAAACAATGGTTTGAAAGAGAATTTCTGAAATATCTTTCTCCCATTGCTACTAGTGCTTTATTGATTACTTTAGTTTTGCTGTTTGCCTTTAAGGGTGAATTAATTGTTAAGAATCCCTTGCACATTTTATTAATTGCTGTACCGCTATTCATTCAAACTAATTTCATTTTCTTGATTAGTTATGTAGCAGCATTAAAATTGAATATAACTTATGAGGATGCAGCCCCTGCGGCTTTAATTGGTGCTAGTAATCATTTTGAAGTCGCTATTGCCACAGCAGTAATGTTATTTGGTTTAAATTCTGGTGCTGCATTAGCGACAGTGGTAGGAGTTTTAATTGAAGTTCCAGTAATGTTAATGCTGGTTGAATTTTGTAAGCGCACAGCAGCTTGGTTTCCTAGAGAACCAGAAAAGGCAACTTTGTTAGATCCCCGCTGTATTCATCCTTCCTAG